A genome region from Nitrospirota bacterium includes the following:
- a CDS encoding TIGR02391 family protein, which produces MAAFHDQSPAIILSDLATESGKDEQKGYQFIFSGSAMAIRNPRGHEYKIRDSIDECLDHLSLVSLLLRRIEKAGYSIES; this is translated from the coding sequence GCGTTCCATGATCAATCTCCAGCAATCATCTTGTCCGATCTAGCTACTGAATCTGGAAAAGATGAGCAAAAAGGTTACCAGTTCATATTTTCAGGCTCCGCAATGGCAATACGAAACCCGCGGGGACACGAATACAAAATTCGCGATTCAATCGATGAATGTCTTGATCATTTATCTCTAGTATCACTCCTGCTACGGCGAATTGAAAAGGCCGGCTACTCCATTGAAAGCTAA